One window of Populus nigra chromosome 5, ddPopNigr1.1, whole genome shotgun sequence genomic DNA carries:
- the LOC133693574 gene encoding 28 kDa ribonucleoprotein, chloroplastic-like isoform X2: MASLRLPCCLSSKTPSFSINPITPKLSSLHNHPNNFTFNTNTNDISLSHSLCFPIRNNDKFRHFLLHFSSTTQDLPVVDSSSLDDVVTEYQSKAEEKEEEFSKTRLLASNVPWNCTAEDIRALFQKFGTVVDVELSMYSKTRNRGLAFVTMGSPEEAVAALNNLESYEFEGRTLKMNYAKAKKKKPSPPPPPKPGPTFNLFVANLPFEAKSKDLKEFFIAEGANVVSAEIIFHDNPRRPSGYGFVAFKTKKEADYAISTFSEKEFMGRQLRVARSRQFVKQRKEDASQSDGTSGTDT; the protein is encoded by the exons ATGGCTTCACTTCGTCTTCCATGTTGTCTCTCATCAAAAACGCCTTCCTTCTCCATTAATCCAATAACCCCCAAGTTATCTTCTCTCCATAACCACCCTAACAACTTTACTTTTAATACCAACACCAACGACATCTCATTATCTCACTCTCTTTGTTTTCCAATTAGAAACAACGACAAATTCAGGCATTTCCTTTTGCATTTCTCTTCTACAACTCAAGACCTCCCGGTTGTTGATTCCTCTTCACTTGATGATGTTGTCACCGAATACCAATCAAAGgctgaagaaaaagaagaagagtttTCGAAAACCAGACTGCTTGCTTCGAATGTTCCATGGAATTGTACTGCGGAAGACATTAGGGCTCTGTTTCAGAAGTTTGGGACAGTTGTAGATGTTGAG ctTTCAATGTATAGCAAGACCAGAAACAGAGGCTTGGCGTTTGTCACTATGGGCTCCCCCGAAGAGGCAGTTGCTGCTCTTAATAACCTCGAATCTTAT GAGTTCGAGGGCCGTACTTTGAAGATGAATTATGCaaaggcaaaaaagaaaaaaccttcacCACCCCCACCACCCAAGCCAGGGCCAACGTTCAACTTGTTTGTAGCGAATTTGCCATTTGAAGCAAAGTCGAAAGATCTTAAGGAGTTCTTTATTGCAGAAGGTGCTAATGTTGTTTCTGCTGAAATTATATTTCATGATAATCCTAGAAGGCCCTCCGGTTATGGATTTGTGGcgttcaaaactaaaaaagaagctGATTACGCCATTTCTACTTTCTCCGAGAAG GAATTCATGGGAAGGCAACTTAGAGTTGCTCGCAGTAGACAATTTGTCAAACAACGAAAAGAAGATGCATCACAATCTGATGGTACTTCGG GAACAGATACCTAA
- the LOC133693574 gene encoding 28 kDa ribonucleoprotein, chloroplastic-like isoform X1 — protein MASLRLPCCLSSKTPSFSINPITPKLSSLHNHPNNFTFNTNTNDISLSHSLCFPIRNNDKFRHFLLHFSSTTQDLPVVDSSSLDDVVTEYQSKAEEKEEEFSKTRLLASNVPWNCTAEDIRALFQKFGTVVDVELSMYSKTRNRGLAFVTMGSPEEAVAALNNLESYEFEGRTLKMNYAKAKKKKPSPPPPPKPGPTFNLFVANLPFEAKSKDLKEFFIAEGANVVSAEIIFHDNPRRPSGYGFVAFKTKKEADYAISTFSEKEFMGRQLRVARSRQFVKQRKEDASQSDGTSGELESEKVQADTANDN, from the exons ATGGCTTCACTTCGTCTTCCATGTTGTCTCTCATCAAAAACGCCTTCCTTCTCCATTAATCCAATAACCCCCAAGTTATCTTCTCTCCATAACCACCCTAACAACTTTACTTTTAATACCAACACCAACGACATCTCATTATCTCACTCTCTTTGTTTTCCAATTAGAAACAACGACAAATTCAGGCATTTCCTTTTGCATTTCTCTTCTACAACTCAAGACCTCCCGGTTGTTGATTCCTCTTCACTTGATGATGTTGTCACCGAATACCAATCAAAGgctgaagaaaaagaagaagagtttTCGAAAACCAGACTGCTTGCTTCGAATGTTCCATGGAATTGTACTGCGGAAGACATTAGGGCTCTGTTTCAGAAGTTTGGGACAGTTGTAGATGTTGAG ctTTCAATGTATAGCAAGACCAGAAACAGAGGCTTGGCGTTTGTCACTATGGGCTCCCCCGAAGAGGCAGTTGCTGCTCTTAATAACCTCGAATCTTAT GAGTTCGAGGGCCGTACTTTGAAGATGAATTATGCaaaggcaaaaaagaaaaaaccttcacCACCCCCACCACCCAAGCCAGGGCCAACGTTCAACTTGTTTGTAGCGAATTTGCCATTTGAAGCAAAGTCGAAAGATCTTAAGGAGTTCTTTATTGCAGAAGGTGCTAATGTTGTTTCTGCTGAAATTATATTTCATGATAATCCTAGAAGGCCCTCCGGTTATGGATTTGTGGcgttcaaaactaaaaaagaagctGATTACGCCATTTCTACTTTCTCCGAGAAG GAATTCATGGGAAGGCAACTTAGAGTTGCTCGCAGTAGACAATTTGTCAAACAACGAAAAGAAGATGCATCACAATCTGATGGTACTTCGGGTGAGTTGGAATCTGAAAAGGTACAAGCAGATACAGCTAATgacaattga